In one Janibacter cremeus genomic region, the following are encoded:
- a CDS encoding MFS transporter: protein MSPRLGARPRTLLALASTAVALAAADTYVVVLALTDMMAGVGLGLDNLQRAAPIISGFLLGYVAVLPLIGRLADLIPRSRILLGCLVVFVVGSGVTALAVDLDVLVAGRVVQGVGGGGLVPATLALVADLWPPGRRGMPLGIVGAVQELGSVLGPLLGAAVLVVADWRAIFWLNVVLGVLLFIAIAAVAGERRRPPFAPTVLGIVAIGLLWLTLAAPAALATDVVLGLPFVPITGDGRVLTPIGVVTAVLLLVLVVITRDRWWPPLRVSDLPGALLLGTALGCIILTFASADPETEVVGPLGYALLPVAVTSAALYVWRHRRAENPLVPRGTVRGRTPWALVVSFLVGVALVAVVVDVPLFSRLTTGGSQTEAAMQLVKFLLAVPVGALVGGWILRWVGDGLSAGIGLVLGTVGLFVMSGWERGSLEEVSATVTLALVGFGLGMALAPVNDAALADSPQDAHGTASSLVVVARMVGMVVGLALLTGVGLHRYYQAVAAMTPEQQTDGQALLDAALLQVHTVFLGAAGASLLGAAVALALLGLRRREGSGALARGFGVEE from the coding sequence ATGTCCCCGCGCCTGGGCGCGCGCCCGCGCACGCTGTTGGCCCTGGCGTCCACGGCCGTCGCCCTCGCCGCGGCGGACACCTATGTCGTCGTCCTCGCGCTGACCGACATGATGGCCGGCGTCGGCCTCGGCCTGGACAACCTGCAGCGCGCGGCCCCGATCATCTCCGGCTTCCTCCTGGGCTACGTCGCGGTCCTTCCGCTCATCGGCCGTCTCGCCGACCTCATCCCGCGCTCGCGGATCCTGCTGGGCTGCCTCGTCGTCTTCGTGGTCGGCTCCGGCGTGACCGCCCTGGCCGTCGACCTCGACGTCCTCGTCGCTGGACGCGTCGTCCAGGGCGTCGGCGGGGGCGGGCTCGTGCCGGCCACCCTCGCCCTGGTGGCCGACCTCTGGCCGCCGGGCCGCCGCGGCATGCCGCTGGGCATCGTGGGGGCGGTCCAGGAGCTGGGCTCCGTCCTCGGGCCCCTGCTCGGCGCCGCCGTCCTCGTCGTCGCCGACTGGCGGGCGATCTTCTGGCTCAACGTCGTCCTCGGCGTCCTGCTCTTCATCGCGATCGCCGCGGTCGCGGGGGAGAGGCGACGACCCCCCTTCGCCCCCACGGTGCTCGGGATCGTGGCCATCGGTCTGCTGTGGCTCACGCTCGCCGCCCCCGCCGCCCTGGCGACCGACGTCGTCCTCGGCCTCCCCTTCGTCCCCATCACCGGCGACGGCCGCGTGCTCACCCCGATCGGTGTCGTCACGGCGGTCCTGCTGCTCGTGCTCGTCGTCATCACGCGGGACCGCTGGTGGCCGCCGTTGCGGGTGAGTGACCTGCCGGGGGCCCTGCTGCTCGGCACCGCACTGGGCTGCATCATCCTCACCTTCGCCTCCGCGGACCCGGAGACGGAGGTGGTCGGCCCGCTCGGTTACGCGCTCCTGCCGGTCGCCGTCACCAGCGCCGCGCTCTACGTCTGGCGCCACCGGCGCGCCGAGAACCCGCTCGTGCCCCGCGGCACGGTCCGCGGACGCACCCCGTGGGCGCTGGTCGTCTCCTTCCTCGTCGGCGTCGCGCTCGTCGCGGTGGTCGTCGACGTCCCGCTCTTCTCCCGGCTGACCACGGGCGGGTCGCAGACCGAGGCGGCCATGCAGCTGGTGAAGTTCCTCCTCGCGGTCCCCGTCGGCGCACTCGTCGGCGGCTGGATCCTGCGCTGGGTCGGTGACGGCCTCTCCGCGGGCATCGGGCTCGTCCTCGGCACGGTCGGCCTCTTCGTGATGTCCGGGTGGGAGCGCGGCTCGCTCGAGGAGGTCTCGGCGACGGTCACGCTCGCCCTCGTCGGCTTCGGCCTGGGCATGGCCCTCGCCCCGGTCAACGATGCCGCGCTCGCCGACTCGCCGCAGGACGCCCACGGCACCGCGAGCAGCCTCGTCGTCGTCGCCCGGATGGTCGGGATGGTGGTCGGCCTCGCGCTGCTCACCGGGGTCGGACTGCACCGGTACTACCAGGCCGTGGCCGCGATGACGCCCGAGCAGCAGACCGACGGCCAGGCGTTGCTGGACGCGGCGCTGCTGCAGGTGCACACGGTCTTCCTCGGTGCCGCCGGTGCCTCCCTCCTCGGCGCGGCCGTCGCCCTCGCCCTGCTCGGGCTGCGGCGGCGCGAGGGGTCAGGCGCGCTGGCTCGCGGCTTCGGTGTCGAGGAGTGA
- a CDS encoding LppX_LprAFG lipoprotein, with the protein MRRRAVLVSLPLALTLVGGCTVFEETTPPDEALATAQQSFVDAGTVAFDLKQSAIPKGRNGVSAATGSGIVDEATPKFRGQVTGVINGNSAGVEIIAVDEETWMSFFTQDFNRVDMADLGSPNPAEFFRAGSGVDQILETSTDVEAGEKVRDGETVLQEYTGTVPAEDIQRLFNLGESATEFDVVYGIEPDSGELRSVVIEGDFYEEKPTTFALALKDYGKNVEITAPE; encoded by the coding sequence ATGCGACGACGCGCCGTGCTGGTCAGCCTCCCCCTTGCCCTGACCCTCGTCGGCGGGTGCACGGTCTTCGAGGAGACCACGCCCCCCGACGAGGCCCTCGCGACGGCACAGCAGTCCTTCGTCGACGCCGGGACCGTCGCCTTCGACCTCAAGCAGTCGGCCATCCCCAAGGGCCGCAACGGCGTCTCCGCCGCCACCGGCTCGGGGATCGTCGACGAGGCCACCCCGAAGTTCCGCGGTCAGGTCACCGGCGTCATCAACGGCAACTCGGCCGGTGTGGAGATCATTGCGGTCGACGAGGAGACGTGGATGTCCTTCTTCACCCAGGACTTCAACCGGGTGGACATGGCCGACCTCGGCTCCCCCAACCCGGCCGAGTTCTTCCGTGCCGGCAGCGGCGTCGACCAGATCCTGGAGACCAGCACCGATGTCGAGGCCGGGGAGAAGGTCCGCGACGGCGAGACCGTGCTGCAGGAGTACACCGGCACCGTCCCCGCGGAGGACATCCAGCGCCTGTTCAACCTGGGTGAGTCCGCCACCGAGTTCGACGTTGTCTACGGCATCGAGCCCGACAGCGGCGAGCTGCGCTCCGTCGTCATCGAGGGCGACTTCTACGAGGAGAAGCCGACGACCTTCGCCCTCGCCCTGAAGGACTACGGCAAGAACGTCGAGATCACCGCGCCCGAGTGA
- a CDS encoding acyl-CoA dehydrogenase family protein — MDFTPTDEQQALAEAVRGTLRRHASLATGREESAAPPAHDETLWSSLVETGVPGLLWSEEDGGLGAGMTDLAAAATAIGRSGVQVPLAECVVAGALVRALAPADVRREVLGAVSEGSALPIPALAEPLRAWSPAPTDVTASEGTGSWTLSGTKAPVRYAPAATHLLVSAATESGTGVFLLPSSGGTGEELVLDSSPATLLAQGPSAETALREALALGGVVLCAEAVGVMQEALRLTTEYLGTRTQFGRTLASFQALTHRAADMYAQLELARSATLYAAMAADERPLDVDHVLRARVVVDGAARLIGQEAIQMHGGIGVTAEHAVGHLTARLTALTRTWGDRRSHLAELATRIDDHEGVEVLA; from the coding sequence ATGGACTTCACCCCCACCGACGAACAGCAGGCGCTCGCCGAAGCCGTTCGGGGCACCCTCCGCCGCCATGCTTCCCTGGCCACCGGACGCGAGGAGTCCGCGGCTCCACCCGCCCACGACGAGACGTTGTGGTCAAGCCTGGTCGAGACCGGTGTCCCCGGACTCCTGTGGTCCGAGGAGGACGGCGGTCTTGGAGCAGGGATGACGGACCTCGCCGCCGCGGCGACCGCGATCGGACGTTCAGGGGTGCAGGTTCCCCTCGCCGAGTGCGTGGTCGCCGGCGCGCTCGTCCGGGCGCTCGCTCCGGCGGACGTGCGCCGGGAGGTTCTCGGCGCCGTGAGCGAAGGGAGCGCACTCCCGATCCCGGCACTCGCCGAGCCGCTGCGCGCGTGGTCGCCCGCGCCGACCGACGTCACCGCCTCCGAGGGGACCGGTTCGTGGACCCTCAGCGGCACCAAGGCGCCAGTGCGATACGCCCCGGCCGCCACCCACCTGCTCGTGTCCGCCGCCACCGAGTCGGGCACCGGCGTCTTCCTCCTCCCCTCCTCCGGTGGGACCGGTGAAGAGCTCGTCCTCGACAGCAGCCCCGCGACCCTGCTCGCCCAGGGCCCGTCGGCGGAGACCGCTCTGCGGGAGGCGCTCGCCCTCGGTGGGGTGGTCCTGTGCGCCGAGGCCGTCGGCGTCATGCAGGAGGCCCTGCGCCTGACGACCGAGTACCTCGGCACGCGAACCCAATTCGGCCGGACGCTGGCGAGCTTCCAGGCCCTCACGCACCGGGCCGCTGACATGTACGCCCAGCTCGAGCTCGCACGCAGTGCAACGCTGTACGCCGCAATGGCCGCCGACGAGCGCCCGCTCGACGTGGACCACGTCCTCCGGGCGCGGGTCGTGGTGGACGGTGCAGCGCGACTCATCGGCCAGGAGGCGATCCAGATGCACGGTGGCATCGGAGTGACCGCCGAGCACGCCGTCGGTCACCTCACCGCTCGGCTCACTGCGCTCACCCGCACCTGGGGCGACCGGCGCTCACACCTGGCCGAGCTCGCCACGCGGATCGACGACCACGAGGGCGTCGAGGTCTTGGCATGA
- a CDS encoding IS110 family transposase, which yields MKEATTMVVVGADVHKRSHTFVAVDPVGKQVGQLTVPAVTEGHRKALAWARDRFGDEIVWAIEDCRHMSARLERDLLTAGQQVVRVPPKMMAEQRRVARTRGKSDPIDALAVARAYLREPSLPVATHDEASRELKLLVDRRETLVAQRTATINSLLWRVHELDPARAPKARSLDLAKHQQALRAWLVTLEGVVAELALEELEDVIALTARAKTYAKRIADLTAQAAPTLLAMPGVGPLTAAKLVGESAGASRFHSEAAFARHAGAAPIPVWSGNTAGRVRMTRSGNRQLNAALHRIAITQVRLQGSLGKAYYEKKKAEGMSNREALRCLKRRLARVVFHHLTTNQATANTDLAAAA from the coding sequence GTGAAGGAGGCAACCACCATGGTTGTTGTTGGAGCCGATGTCCACAAGCGTTCGCACACATTCGTCGCGGTCGACCCGGTCGGCAAGCAGGTCGGGCAGCTGACCGTCCCGGCCGTCACCGAGGGCCACCGCAAGGCGCTGGCCTGGGCTCGGGATCGGTTCGGGGACGAGATCGTGTGGGCGATCGAGGACTGCCGGCACATGTCGGCTCGGTTGGAGCGGGACCTGCTCACCGCCGGGCAGCAGGTGGTGCGGGTGCCGCCGAAGATGATGGCCGAGCAGCGTCGGGTGGCGCGCACGCGGGGCAAGTCGGACCCGATTGACGCCTTGGCGGTGGCGCGGGCCTACCTGCGTGAACCCAGCCTTCCTGTGGCTACGCATGATGAGGCGTCCCGGGAGCTGAAGCTGTTGGTCGACCGCCGCGAAACGCTTGTGGCACAACGGACAGCGACGATCAACTCGCTGCTGTGGCGCGTGCACGAGCTGGACCCGGCCCGTGCGCCCAAGGCCCGCTCGTTGGACCTGGCCAAGCATCAGCAGGCGCTGCGCGCGTGGCTGGTCACCCTCGAGGGGGTCGTGGCCGAGCTGGCGCTGGAAGAGCTCGAGGACGTCATCGCCCTGACGGCCCGGGCCAAGACCTACGCCAAGCGCATCGCCGACCTGACCGCGCAGGCGGCGCCGACGCTGCTGGCGATGCCCGGGGTCGGGCCGTTGACCGCGGCCAAGCTGGTCGGTGAGTCCGCTGGCGCGTCACGCTTCCACAGCGAGGCAGCCTTCGCCCGGCACGCCGGCGCCGCGCCGATCCCCGTCTGGTCGGGCAACACCGCCGGACGGGTGCGCATGACCCGCTCGGGCAACCGTCAGCTCAACGCCGCACTGCACCGCATCGCCATCACCCAAGTCCGTCTGCAAGGCTCCTTGGGCAAGGCGTACTACGAGAAGAAGAAGGCCGAAGGCATGTCCAACCGCGAAGCCCTGCGCTGCCTCAAACGACGACTCGCACGCGTCGTCTTCCACCACCTGACCACCAACCAAGCCACCGCGAACACCGACCTCGCGGCCGCCGCTTGA
- a CDS encoding FAD-dependent oxidoreductase, with amino-acid sequence MHPREHVLIVGGGIAGLALAAALDPGRFRVTLVEERPERAGAGTVLALWRGAMADLDRLGMGERVRAASVPCDHGTIRDTSGQVLVRHRTPQLWFAPRPEIVAALESALPPGVTRFTREVTDPRALAAEVGADLVVGADGVRSVCRQSAFPGTAPVATDWIVLRGHLPGPRPEGPTEWWGPGGLFGITPGPRGAAWFCAVGTGRADGLQAPPLEEALALATGRFGDWDPLLQRVLAQVGGEADVQRILLAPPLRRSAADGLVLVGDAAHGMAPNLGRGANEAIRDAVTLARMLHRHGAKGAPRAFHRRRHATTQVLRAASSVALRTATTTRLARVRDHVLRAAPGQAPPTG; translated from the coding sequence GTGCACCCTCGCGAACACGTCCTGATCGTCGGCGGCGGCATCGCCGGACTGGCCCTGGCGGCAGCGCTCGACCCGGGCCGCTTCCGGGTGACCCTCGTCGAGGAGCGCCCGGAGCGCGCCGGGGCGGGGACCGTCCTGGCGTTGTGGCGGGGTGCGATGGCCGACCTCGACCGCCTCGGTATGGGGGAGCGGGTCCGCGCGGCCTCGGTCCCCTGCGACCACGGCACCATCCGCGACACATCCGGTCAGGTCCTCGTCAGGCACCGCACCCCGCAGCTGTGGTTCGCGCCGCGGCCGGAGATCGTCGCCGCCCTCGAGAGCGCGCTTCCGCCCGGGGTCACCCGCTTCACCCGCGAGGTCACCGATCCCCGCGCGCTCGCGGCCGAGGTGGGCGCCGACCTGGTCGTCGGTGCGGACGGGGTGCGCTCCGTCTGTCGACAGTCCGCCTTCCCGGGCACTGCCCCCGTGGCCACCGACTGGATCGTGCTCCGCGGCCACCTGCCCGGGCCGCGACCGGAGGGGCCGACCGAGTGGTGGGGGCCCGGCGGGCTCTTCGGCATCACCCCGGGCCCACGCGGGGCCGCGTGGTTCTGCGCGGTCGGTACGGGCCGTGCCGACGGTCTCCAGGCGCCACCCCTCGAGGAGGCCCTCGCTCTGGCGACCGGCCGCTTCGGCGACTGGGACCCCCTTCTCCAGCGGGTCCTGGCCCAGGTCGGGGGCGAGGCGGACGTCCAGCGCATCCTGCTCGCACCGCCCCTGCGACGCAGCGCCGCCGACGGCCTCGTCCTCGTCGGCGATGCCGCCCACGGGATGGCGCCCAACCTCGGACGCGGCGCCAACGAGGCCATCCGGGACGCCGTCACCCTCGCGAGGATGCTCCACCGTCACGGGGCGAAGGGGGCGCCCCGCGCCTTCCACAGGCGGCGGCACGCCACCACCCAGGTCCTGCGCGCGGCCTCGTCGGTGGCCTTGCGGACGGCGACGACGACGCGGCTGGCCCGTGTGCGTGATCACGTCCTGCGCGCGGCGCCCGGGCAGGCCCCGCCCACGGGCTAG
- a CDS encoding DUF1330 domain-containing protein, with translation MSHVDPTREAFDQFKSLPRDEPIQMLNLIRYRDKAAYPAGHENAGKDWSGADAYREYGRTSGPVLQRVGGRIIWRGKPRVTLTGPSEEQWDAGFIAEYPSAAAFFAMISDEEYQQAVVNRTAAVADSRLIRFDPREGGAGFA, from the coding sequence ATGAGTCACGTCGATCCGACCAGGGAGGCGTTCGACCAGTTCAAGTCGCTGCCGCGCGACGAACCGATCCAGATGCTCAACCTGATCCGATACCGGGACAAGGCGGCCTACCCGGCGGGCCACGAGAACGCCGGGAAGGACTGGAGCGGCGCGGACGCCTACCGCGAGTACGGCCGTACGAGCGGTCCCGTCCTCCAGCGCGTCGGCGGACGGATCATCTGGCGCGGGAAGCCCCGGGTGACCTTGACCGGGCCGTCCGAGGAGCAGTGGGATGCCGGCTTCATCGCCGAATACCCCTCTGCAGCAGCCTTTTTCGCCATGATCTCCGACGAGGAGTACCAGCAGGCGGTCGTCAACCGAACGGCGGCCGTGGCGGACAGTCGCCTGATCAGGTTCGACCCGCGCGAGGGCGGGGCAGGCTTCGCGTGA
- a CDS encoding alpha/beta fold hydrolase produces MTPAPTARRVTVDSPDGARIAVFDHAPEGAPTGPTVVLAHGWCLTHETWDPVVAELRARQPDLRIISYDQPGHGHSTVGLDRSVDLVDLGATLRAVVESTAPEDDLVLAGHSMGGMTIMALAGLDPDLVRERVRGAALVGTAAHLPGRRGIPGERLAMAVLGRLPAGFRGLPTTPRLTAANLFGEDPDPGAVRATARMTSRTRANVVADWYRAIMGLDLRSGLAPFASMPTEIITGTRDRLTPVSAGRRLAALVPGATFRSVPGVGHMITYEATDLVVTRLESLLDTEAASQRA; encoded by the coding sequence GTGACTCCCGCACCGACGGCCCGCCGGGTGACCGTCGACTCCCCCGACGGCGCCCGCATCGCCGTCTTCGACCATGCGCCCGAGGGCGCCCCCACCGGCCCCACGGTCGTGCTCGCGCACGGCTGGTGCCTGACCCACGAGACCTGGGACCCTGTGGTCGCCGAGCTGCGGGCCCGGCAGCCCGACCTGCGGATCATCAGCTATGACCAGCCCGGCCACGGCCACTCCACGGTGGGCCTCGACCGCTCGGTCGACCTCGTCGACCTCGGCGCGACCCTGCGCGCGGTCGTCGAGAGCACAGCGCCCGAGGACGACCTCGTCCTCGCCGGCCACTCCATGGGCGGCATGACGATCATGGCGCTGGCCGGGCTCGACCCGGACCTCGTGCGCGAGCGGGTCCGCGGGGCCGCCCTCGTCGGGACGGCCGCACACCTGCCGGGCCGTCGGGGCATCCCCGGCGAGCGGCTCGCCATGGCCGTCCTCGGACGGCTGCCCGCGGGCTTCCGCGGCCTGCCGACGACACCGCGGCTGACCGCGGCCAACCTCTTCGGGGAGGACCCCGACCCGGGGGCGGTCCGCGCCACCGCCCGGATGACCAGCCGCACCCGCGCCAACGTCGTCGCCGACTGGTACCGGGCGATCATGGGACTCGACCTGCGGTCGGGACTGGCCCCCTTCGCCTCGATGCCGACGGAGATCATCACCGGCACCCGCGACCGGCTCACCCCGGTCTCAGCCGGTCGGCGCCTGGCGGCGCTGGTGCCGGGCGCGACCTTCCGGTCCGTGCCCGGCGTGGGTCACATGATCACCTACGAGGCGACGGACCTCGTCGTCACGCGGCTCGAGTCACTCCTCGACACCGAAGCCGCGAGCCAGCGCGCCTGA
- a CDS encoding exodeoxyribonuclease III, protein MRIATWNVNSIRSRVERVEAWLQRSDIDVLAIQETKAREDQFPLERFTALGYEVAHHGLNQWNGVAILSRVGMEDVAVGFDGDPGWGDPAAPEARSIGATCGGVRVWSLYIPNGRALGDPHMDYKLGWLEQLRKRAGDWAAEGTPLALCGDWNIAPRDEDVWSMEYFADKTHVSPPERAAFNAFLEDGFVDVVRPHAPGPEAYTYWDYQRLAFPKRRGMRIDFVLGSASLAERVSGAAIDREERKGKGASDHAPVIVGLDGDDGAAAAREAK, encoded by the coding sequence GTGCGTATCGCGACCTGGAACGTCAACTCCATCCGATCCCGAGTCGAGCGCGTCGAGGCCTGGCTGCAGCGCAGCGACATCGACGTGCTCGCCATCCAGGAGACCAAGGCCAGGGAGGACCAGTTCCCCCTCGAGCGCTTCACCGCGCTCGGGTACGAGGTCGCCCACCACGGCCTCAACCAGTGGAACGGCGTGGCGATCCTCTCGCGGGTCGGCATGGAGGACGTCGCCGTCGGCTTCGACGGCGACCCCGGCTGGGGGGACCCGGCGGCACCGGAGGCGCGCTCGATCGGTGCGACCTGCGGGGGCGTGCGCGTCTGGTCCCTCTACATCCCCAACGGTCGCGCCCTGGGCGACCCGCACATGGACTACAAGCTCGGCTGGCTCGAGCAGCTGCGCAAGCGCGCCGGCGACTGGGCCGCCGAGGGCACTCCCCTGGCGCTGTGCGGGGACTGGAACATCGCCCCGCGCGACGAGGACGTGTGGTCGATGGAGTACTTCGCCGACAAGACGCACGTGTCGCCGCCGGAGCGGGCGGCCTTCAACGCCTTCCTCGAGGACGGCTTCGTCGACGTCGTGCGCCCGCACGCCCCCGGCCCGGAGGCCTACACCTACTGGGACTACCAGCGCCTGGCCTTCCCGAAGCGACGCGGCATGCGCATCGACTTCGTCCTCGGGTCGGCGAGCCTCGCCGAGCGCGTCTCCGGTGCGGCCATCGATCGCGAGGAGCGCAAGGGCAAGGGCGCCAGCGACCACGCCCCGGTCATCGTCGGCCTCGACGGCGACGACGGTGCGGCAGCCGCCCGCGAGGCCAAGTGA
- a CDS encoding acyl-CoA dehydrogenase family protein, whose protein sequence is MHRRLSADDSAFQQRMRDYFTTEFPQDLRTKVAAGDKLSPEDIRRSQATLAEAGLAVPGWPTEWGGQDWTPLQKHIWNSELQAAGVPPPLPFNTSMVGPVIAAFGSEGLKRRFLPKTATAEIWWCQGFSEPGAGSDLASLRTTAVRDGDEYVVTGQKTWTTLGQHADWMFALVRTDPDAPKKQAGISFLLLDMRSEGVTVSPIRTLDGGVEVNDVFLDEVRVPADQLVGEENRGWDYAKFLLGNERVGVANTGLIKRWLVQLKEHAQQVRLGDGTLLADPAIAARFAEVEAQLMSVELTAVRVSGTSEDGRPDPASSILKLCGSQLQQDVLELAVDISGPMALVWDALDSVPEWAAQSVPTYLNYRKATIYGGSSEVQRSIVAGTILGLKG, encoded by the coding sequence ATGCATCGACGCCTCTCAGCGGATGACTCCGCGTTCCAGCAACGCATGCGGGACTACTTCACGACCGAGTTCCCGCAGGACCTGCGCACCAAGGTCGCCGCAGGGGACAAGTTGTCCCCCGAGGACATCCGGCGCAGCCAGGCGACCCTCGCCGAGGCGGGGCTCGCTGTACCGGGCTGGCCGACCGAGTGGGGCGGCCAGGACTGGACCCCCCTGCAGAAACACATCTGGAACAGCGAGCTCCAGGCGGCCGGCGTGCCGCCGCCCCTGCCCTTCAACACGTCGATGGTCGGTCCGGTGATCGCCGCCTTCGGATCGGAGGGTCTCAAACGACGATTCCTCCCGAAGACGGCAACTGCCGAGATCTGGTGGTGCCAAGGATTCTCCGAGCCGGGCGCCGGCTCCGACCTCGCCTCGCTGCGGACGACCGCCGTCCGGGACGGTGACGAGTACGTCGTCACCGGGCAGAAGACCTGGACCACCCTCGGCCAGCACGCCGACTGGATGTTCGCCCTCGTGCGCACCGACCCCGATGCGCCGAAGAAGCAGGCCGGCATCTCCTTCCTCCTCCTCGACATGCGCAGCGAGGGCGTGACGGTCAGTCCCATCCGGACCCTCGACGGGGGCGTCGAGGTCAACGACGTCTTCCTCGACGAGGTCCGCGTCCCGGCGGACCAGTTGGTGGGCGAGGAGAACCGCGGGTGGGACTACGCGAAGTTCCTCCTGGGCAACGAGCGCGTCGGCGTCGCCAACACCGGCCTGATCAAGCGTTGGCTCGTCCAGCTCAAGGAGCACGCGCAACAGGTCCGCCTCGGCGACGGCACCCTGCTCGCCGACCCGGCCATCGCCGCGCGATTCGCCGAGGTCGAGGCCCAGCTGATGTCCGTCGAGCTGACCGCCGTCCGGGTCTCCGGAACGTCCGAGGACGGGCGTCCCGACCCGGCCTCGTCGATCCTCAAGCTGTGTGGCTCCCAGCTGCAGCAGGACGTCCTCGAGCTCGCCGTGGACATCAGCGGCCCCATGGCCCTGGTCTGGGACGCCCTCGACTCGGTACCCGAGTGGGCCGCGCAGAGCGTGCCCACCTACCTCAACTACCGCAAGGCCACGATCTACGGCGGATCCAGCGAGGTCCAGCGCAGCATCGTCGCCGGAACCATTCTTGGACTGAAGGGCTGA